The following DNA comes from Candidatus Neomarinimicrobiota bacterium.
CAAGCCGTCCCTTGCCAGACTTTACCAAGATGCATACCGAGCTGAAGAAGAAACATGTAACCCGTTCCCTGTTATGGGAGGAATACCGTGAACAACATCCCGACGGGCTGGGTTACTCCCAGTTCTGTGAGCACTACCGCCTCTGGTCAAAGAAGGTGAGCATCAGTATGCGTCAAGTGCATAAAGTCGGCGAGAAGATGTTCGTTGATTATTCTGGGTTAACCATGGAGGTCATTGACCCAAAGACAGGAGAGATCAGCAAAGCAGAAGTCTTTGTAGCGGCCCTGGGAGCCAGTGGCTACAGTTATGCTGAAGCCAGTATGAGCCAGAAGAAGCACGACTTTATTAGCTCGCATGTCAGAGCCTTCCAGTTCTATGGTGGTGTGACCGAAGTACTGGTACCAGATAATTTAAAATCAGCTGTGACAAAATCGAACTGGTATGATCCTGATATCAATGAGAGCTACCAGGATATGGCCGATCATTATGGTACGGTGGTATTACCAGCCAGACCTGTTAAACCCAAGGATAAATCCAAAGCTGAGCTGAGTGTCAAGCTGGTTCAACGCTGGATACTAGCCAAGTTGAGGCACCGACAGTTCTTCAGCCTTCATGAGCTCAATGAGGCTATCTGGGAACTGCTGGAAGATCTAAACAACCGCAAGATGAGACATCTTAACAAGAGTCGGCGTGAGTTGTTTGAAAAGCTGGATCAGCCCGCTCTGAAAGCCTTACCGAGCAGAACCTATATCTATAGGGACTTCAAAGACTGCAGGGTGAATATCGATTATCACATCCAGTTGGAAGGTGATTACTACAGTGTACCCTATCAGTTAGCGGGAGAAGTGGTGGGTGCCCGTTACTCTTCGACCACAGTAGAGATCTACCACAAGGACAAACGGGTTGCCATGCATGCACGTGGTCCTGGTAAGCGAGTAGCCGCTACCAAAACAGAGCACATGGCAAGTGCCCATCGGGCCATGGCAGAATGGACACCTTCCAGGATCATTGGCTGGGGCAAGAGTCATGGTCCTTCTACAGGAGCACTCTTTGAAAAGATCATGTCAGAGAAGCCTCATCCTGAAATGGGCTTTCGGACCTGTCTGGGGATACTATCCAGAGCTAAGGGACAGGATAACTTCCGTATTGAAGCGGTCTCAAAACGTATGCTTGAGTTACGGCTACTCAGAGTGAAACACTTCGTGAATATCATGAGCAACAAGAGCTATGAGCACCCCATCCCTGAAACCATAAACATTTATACCCCTGAAGACCATCATGAGAATGTGCGTGGTCAGGGTTATTACGAGTAGGGGTGATAAGATGATAGACCACACACTCGATCAGATCTCACAGCTGAAACTTGCAGGGCTGAAAGCAGCTCTACTTGAACAGATGGAACAACCCAACCACTATACTGAGATGAGCTTTGAAGAGCGACTCTCATATCTTATCGATAGAGAGGTCCTGGACCGAAAGAACCGGAAGACCAAACGAATGCTCCGAGCTTCCAAAATGAAGTACAAGCCCATCTTCTCTGAAGACATTGATTATCAAGCTGCTCGTAACCTCAAGAGATCAGTAGTGAAAAGCTTGCTGCAAAACAACTGGATACAGCAACATCAAAATGTCGTTATCACTGGTCCAACTGGGACAGGCAAAACCTATCTGGCTTGTGTCCTAGGTAATCAGGCTATCCTTTCCGGGTACTCAGTGTATTACACCAGAATATCACCGCTTGTCTCAGATATAGCTATGGCCAGAGCTGAAGGGATTTATCCCAGGTTGATGAAACGGTTGACTCGTTTTGATCTGTTAATCCTGGATGACTTTGGACTCTCATCACTGACAACGGGGCAAGCGCAGGAACTACTGGAAGTAATAGAAGAAAGGACTGGGGCTGGCAGTAATATCTTTACCAGCCAGCTACCTGTAAAAGAATGGTACAGCTACTTTAACAACCCGACTCTGGCAGATGCCATAATGGACCGGGTAATACACAATGCTCACCGATTAGACTTGAAAGGAGAATCCATGAGAAAGGTTAAAAACAGGGTGGCGCTTTCGGACACATCGACTTAAACTAGACAGACCTGAACAGGGGCGAATCCGGTGTCCGAAAGAAACCGGAATAGGTGTCCGAAACTTCCGGAATAACCAGATTATTTGAGAATATATTTAATTGACTTAAATATTTAGGGGTCGCTTATGAATTCAATTTATCAAAACCGTCTAATAACTTTGATTTTGTTACTATTGTTTGGTTCTTTCACATTGAATGCAGAAGACATATTGGTCACTTCGTTTGAAACCAATACAGTTGGAACCATCCATGGCCAGGGTGATTGGGTTCTCGAGGATGGTGTAGCAAATATCACAACTACCGCGGAGATGGTTCATTCTGGTTCTCAGAGTCTTAATTTCATTGCCGATAATCAGCAACTTGTTGTTCATAACATAACCTTCGAGGGGAATGAACAGGGTGTGAGCGGTATCGTTTATCTTGATATGTTTGTTAAAATAACTTCCATGGCAATCAAGGATTTTGCCATTAGTGGATACGACCTGTTTGGTGGGGGCAGCGAAAAGCGGACCTTCGTCATGGAGTTTGATACACCTGAAGGGACATCGGGCTCAGCCCAAATGTTTAATGGCGGCTCAAGACTGTATCTCGGCAATTATAATTTTGATGAATGGAATCGTCTAAGCGCCCGAATAGACTATATAAATGCTGGATATCAGGTGATCTATAATGGATCAGAGGCTGTCTCTGGATCATTCCGAGAGACCTATACACCAACCGCTTCTGGCACCAGACCAGCTGGTATTAAGGAATATCACGCCCTCCGTTTTAATCTGGGATATGATAGTGCAACTGGAAGTGTAGATGCTGCCATTGACGATATTTATATTGGTACAACGCCAATATCTGATGTAGAATTCCCCGAACTTATCATCACCCGTACCCTGGAATATGTCCAACCTGAAATAGGCTCAATATCCGTTAATCCTGATCTTGATGAATATCCAGACAGCTCTGAAGTGACTGCGACCCTGTGGGTCCCTGAGGGATACTTGAATTCTGGGTGGACTGGTGACCTCTCAGGTACCGAGTTGGTCAAAACCTTTTTAATCACCAGCGATATGGAGTTTAGCGCCAACGTTTCTGTTGATCCAAATAACCCGCCAGTTCAGTACACGGTTACCGTCAATCAGCCGACCTATGGAACCATTACACTTTCACCACCTGGCGGTCTCTATTATGATTATACGAATGTTACGGCGATCCTGGATGTGCCCACCAGCTTTATGAATCAGGGTTGGACAGGGGATCTTTCAGGAACTGATCTTGAACAGACCTTTGTGGTGCACAGCAACATGACAATTGGTGCAGTGATTGTCTATGACGATACACCGCCAACAATATATGAAGTTTCCACTGCCTCTGCATTTGAGGACATCTGTGAGAGCAATGATTTACGACCTGGTGACATTATTGAGCTGGCAGATGGTCAATATGATACGGGTGGTATCTCTATGGAAACCTCAGGTACTTCCAGCGAACCTATAATCATTAGAGCCGCAAATATTGGAGGTGCAGTGCTTGCCGGGGAGTCCTATTTCACACTGAGGAGATCAGAATACATCACTATTGAGGGATTCCATTTTACATCGGATCGCTACACTGTCATCAAACTGGAGGCTTGTAATAACATCCGCATTACCCGCAATACATTTCAAATCACTGAGACTGAGGGTCAAAATGGAAAGTGGGTTTATATTGGTGGTGTTTGGGATGAGCCGGACCGTCTCAGTCATCACAACCGTATTGATCACAACATATTCCGGGATAAACATCAATTGGGTAATTTTATTACCATCGATGGCGGTGATAATGTTTCACAGAATGATCGTATCGATCACAACTACTTCTACAATATTGGTCCACGTCATGATAATGAAATGGAAGCAATACGGGTAGGGTGGAGCCAGCTCTCGCTCACAGATGGGTTTACGGTCATTGAGTATAACCTTTTTGAAGATTGTGATGGTGACCCTGAAATAATTTCTATCAAAAGCTGTAAGGATACGGTCAGATACAATACGATAAAGCGGTCCCAGGGTACGGTATCACTACGACATGGAGATGGTTCAGTGGTTCATGACAATTTTTTCCTGGGAGATGGCAAAGAAGGCACTGGTGGTGTCC
Coding sequences within:
- a CDS encoding IS21 family transposase, with translation SRPLPDFTKMHTELKKKHVTRSLLWEEYREQHPDGLGYSQFCEHYRLWSKKVSISMRQVHKVGEKMFVDYSGLTMEVIDPKTGEISKAEVFVAALGASGYSYAEASMSQKKHDFISSHVRAFQFYGGVTEVLVPDNLKSAVTKSNWYDPDINESYQDMADHYGTVVLPARPVKPKDKSKAELSVKLVQRWILAKLRHRQFFSLHELNEAIWELLEDLNNRKMRHLNKSRRELFEKLDQPALKALPSRTYIYRDFKDCRVNIDYHIQLEGDYYSVPYQLAGEVVGARYSSTTVEIYHKDKRVAMHARGPGKRVAATKTEHMASAHRAMAEWTPSRIIGWGKSHGPSTGALFEKIMSEKPHPEMGFRTCLGILSRAKGQDNFRIEAVSKRMLELRLLRVKHFVNIMSNKSYEHPIPETINIYTPEDHHENVRGQGYYE
- a CDS encoding T9SS type A sorting domain-containing protein, translating into MNSIYQNRLITLILLLLFGSFTLNAEDILVTSFETNTVGTIHGQGDWVLEDGVANITTTAEMVHSGSQSLNFIADNQQLVVHNITFEGNEQGVSGIVYLDMFVKITSMAIKDFAISGYDLFGGGSEKRTFVMEFDTPEGTSGSAQMFNGGSRLYLGNYNFDEWNRLSARIDYINAGYQVIYNGSEAVSGSFRETYTPTASGTRPAGIKEYHALRFNLGYDSATGSVDAAIDDIYIGTTPISDVEFPELIITRTLEYVQPEIGSISVNPDLDEYPDSSEVTATLWVPEGYLNSGWTGDLSGTELVKTFLITSDMEFSANVSVDPNNPPVQYTVTVNQPTYGTITLSPPGGLYYDYTNVTAILDVPTSFMNQGWTGDLSGTDLEQTFVVHSNMTIGAVIVYDDTPPTIYEVSTASAFEDICESNDLRPGDIIELADGQYDTGGISMETSGTSSEPIIIRAANIGGAVLAGESYFTLRRSEYITIEGFHFTSDRYTVIKLEACNNIRITRNTFQITETEGQNGKWVYIGGVWDEPDRLSHHNRIDHNIFRDKHQLGNFITIDGGDNVSQNDRIDHNYFYNIGPRHDNEMEAIRVGWSQLSLTDGFTVIEYNLFEDCDGDPEIISIKSCKDTVRYNTIKRSQGTVSLRHGDGSVVHDNFFLGDGKEGTGGVRVYARNHKIYNNYFSDLTGFRWDAAITLTNGDTDTGSLSAHWRIDNVAITHNTLVNNYSNIEIGYGRSDNSWNREPRNVTMANNLVVGSQKDLIEIINEPTNFTWSGNIMFQEGAFGIGMEAEASEINTIDPMLTNANIDSLWLLSESSPARDAALVDYLSISQDIQGQQRSGVNDVGADEYEVSTVYRHPLTVDDVGPNALETVSVSPEVHFLPEAFQLLNAYPNPFNPSTTLEYSLSQTTNVQLSIYNILGQQIESLIDGQQEAGVHSIQWEARSHPAGIYLAILNNGYELITIKMVLIK
- a CDS encoding ATP-binding protein; the protein is MIDHTLDQISQLKLAGLKAALLEQMEQPNHYTEMSFEERLSYLIDREVLDRKNRKTKRMLRASKMKYKPIFSEDIDYQAARNLKRSVVKSLLQNNWIQQHQNVVITGPTGTGKTYLACVLGNQAILSGYSVYYTRISPLVSDIAMARAEGIYPRLMKRLTRFDLLILDDFGLSSLTTGQAQELLEVIEERTGAGSNIFTSQLPVKEWYSYFNNPTLADAIMDRVIHNAHRLDLKGESMRKVKNRVALSDTST